The genomic interval TTCGGTATGTTTATCACCTGACGGCAAATTTTGTTATGCGGCCAACTATTTTTCCAACAATGTAACCGTGATAAGGACTGCGGTTGATTAAGGATTGTATGGAGTGTGAGAGTTATTTATTTTTGGAAAACAAATGGCAAGAGAAATGAGATTAGGAGGAAAAGAAAGAATGAAGACAGGAGTAGTGAAAATAGGATTAGTTGCGGCCCTGGGGGTAGTGGGGCTGATATCGGCGGGCGGCGTATATGCCGGTCAGCCGCGGGTAATTTCCACGATCCAGACGGGAGCTACGTGGGAACCGCTGGGAAGGGAAGAACCTTTGACGGTGCCGGAAGTGCATTTCCGTGTAAAGCATTCACCTTTTAAGAGTGAGCTGGTAAGATACGGGCAGTTCCAGTTTAACGATGCAGCGTGGAGTTTGCAGGGATCATACTCATGCGCCAGTTGTCATTATGAGAGAGGCCAGACAACCGGTTTGATTTGGGATTTGGGAGATGAAGGATGGGGTAGCTGGAAGAACACGAAGTATATTCGTGGCGGCCGATATCTTCCTCCGTTCAGGCATGAGGGGTTCACTGGTCATCCTGATGAAATAGTAGGGGCAACCAGTTCACTTGACAGGGTATGTGGAAGGGATCCTGGATTTGTGTTCAGGAGTGAGAATTTTTCTCCGATGAGATTAGAGGCGCTCATTTGTTACATCAGGGCGTTGGAATTTACCGGGAGTCCATTCAGGAATGCGGATGGAAGTTTAACCGAAGCCCAGAAGAGGGGTCAGAAGATATTTGAGGATCCGAAGGTAGGATGTCTTGAGTGTCATCCTGGCGATCCGATGGATCCGAGGGCATTGTTCAGTGATGCACAGACGCATGATGTAGGAACCGGCAGGGTAGGTGTAAATGGTTTCAGGTCAACACCTGGGAAGGTATTTAACATATCGGCGTTAGAGGCAGGTGAGGATCCATATGGTGTTGAGAGCAACACACCAATCATTGGATTGGATCTTGTGAAGGAATTTGATACGCCGACATTGAGAGACATCTATGCATCAGGCACCTATTTCCATGATGGTGGTGCAAGGACATTGATGGACACCATAAACAACACGGTAAATGATAAGGACATGCATGGAAGGACGTCTCATTTAAAGCAGCAGGAGCTCCAGGATTTGGTGGAGTACCTGAAGGCGTTATAAGAGAGAAGTGTATGAATGTGTAGTATAAGCGATAAAAATTTAAGGACAATAAGTGAAAGGAGAAGGCCAATAGATGGGTAAGAGGAAATTAGGAGTGATAGCATCGGCGTTTGTAGCGGGTGCGTTGGTCTGTGGGAGTACCCTTGTGAATGCTGAGCCTGTAATGACAGGCGGCCCGGTGCAGGGGAAGGCCTTATGGACTGATTATAGTGGGATGTCAAAAGAGGTGCAGGGTCCTGTGAGTCAGATATTGTTTACGCAGTCGCCGAGGACAGCCAAAGGGGATCCGTACCAGAACTATCCGCACTATATACCGGAAGGAAGCCGGATAGTGTTATTTGATTTAAACACAAAGGAATTGAAGGTATTGACCAATGATTTTGCAACAGCCTTTGATCCATGCACCTATTGGGACGGCAAGAAATTTGCGTTTGCCGGGGTACACAAGAAAGGCGGCGGGTGCCAGATATGGGAAATGAACATAGATGGCAGTGGTTTAAGGCAGATGACTGATCTTAAGGGAACCTGCCGTTCACCGATTTATTATGCAGCGGGAAGTATTGAAGAAGGCGAAGGCCGTATCATATGGCGTGACCGGTATTTTGAAGGGGACTGGAAAGAGCATGGCATGGTAGAGAAGACGGGCATGATAATATTTTCAGGTTCACCGGAAGGCGTAATGGATGAGTTCCACAATCCATATGCGTATAATCTTTACCGTTTGGATACGCAGGGCGGTAAGATCATACAGAGAATCACCGGACACGTGCTATCTGGCATAGAGTTTCCGCACCTCAATACCACGATAGACCAGATCACCTACAATTTAAGTTCCAACTTTGATCCATGGTTAACTCCTGACGGAAACATCCTTTTCTCAAGCGTGCAGGCAAATGGCAGCAGGGCTGGCGGAGAAGGCAGGGTGATGATTTGTGTGGACAACTGGGATGGTGCGTATCCAAGGCCTATCTATGGAAACTGTGATGGGGAAATCGGTGGCACCAGCGGAAGGTCTCAGGCGAAGATCACCTTTGGAGACAGGAAGATTGTCTATGTTGAGTCTCCGTACATGAATTGGGGCGTAGGTCAGTTGGCAGCGGTGAGCTGGGATGCTCCGTTCAACAAGACGTATGAGAAGTTGACAGGAAAAGATGGTGGATTGTACAGGAGTCCATATCCGCTTCCGGACGACAGGATGTTGGTATCCTATGCAGAAAGAGGGGATTTTGGCATATACTGGTTTAATTTTAGCAAATGTGCTGCAGGGGACAAGGTATATGATGATCCTAACTGGAATGATCACCAGCCTGCGCCGGTTTATGTGAAGTACAAGCCAAGGTGGATTAACACCTTTACCGCCGGTAAGAACTTTGGTGTAACGGTCGTAACGTATCAGCCGTTTGATCAGGTGAAGGTGGAAGGATATCCGCATTCATGGGGAACATGGATATGCTTTGATACGACATTGTCAGATCAGCCTGTAGGTCCTTATCCGCATCAGAAGGCAAAAAACGTAAGCCATGGAGATATCAAGGCAGTAAGAATCATCCAGGGATATCAGTGTGTAGAACCGGATTCAACCCGTTTCAGGGTAGGGGCTGGAGCACATCTTCTTGGTGGAGAGAGATCAAGCAGCAATTCAGGTACAGCATTTCAGCAGAGGGGTATCATCGGGTATCAATATGTAGAGAGCGATGGTTCAACAGTTACATCCCAGCTTTCAGATGTTCCTTATTACATGCAGATATTGGATGATAAGGGTATGTCCGTACAGACTGCTTTAACCTGGGCATATTTAAGGCCATATCATGGCAGGATTTGTAGTGGATGTCACTATGGATCATATCGTGGAAGGGCGTTCAAGAACATCCATGCAAAGGCGTTGTACAACTGGTGGTATGATGACAGAAGCCACTATGATTCACCATTTGCGTTCAGGTATTTGAAGTTTGACAACGATGGGAATTACAAGGGCGTAAAACATGGAGAGGATGTAGTAGTACCATCTGACATTTACTATGGTGGTCCATCCGGAACGACATCACAGCCGGTGGAAGGATTGACGCTGGATAAGCAGAGGACGGTGGATTTCCGCAGGGACATTCAGCCGATACTTGATGCGAAGTGTGCGATGTGTCATGATTCGAACAATCCTCCGAACCTTGGTGGCGGATTGGAATTGGTAAGTGTAGATGGTATAGCAGCATACAGTCGTGCATACAACAGCTTGCTTGAGCCGCAGAGGGGGAAAGACCCGAACATTGGCGGAAAATATGTTAATCCGTCAGCAGCGATCAACAGTTTGTTGGTATGGAGGTTGTATGAAGCTGAGTTAAGCGCGAATGCTCCCAGGGAGAAGATATTCCCGATAGAGGGTCGTTTATTGCACAATAAATTCCTTACTCAGGATGAGAGATATGCGATAGTAGAGTGGATAGACCTGGGTGCGCAGTGGGATAACATTCCGGGACCAGATTTTTATCCTGGATATCTTGTAAAATAAGAGAGGTTATTAACAGCATTTTATATAGTTGTGGTAAGTAGTAAGAGGTAAAACAAGCGAAGAGCCGGGGAAAAGTGGCAAAACCACGTCCCGGCTCTTTGTGCTTCCAGAGAGATTTGCATGTTTACCGAATAAGCATGAAGCACAAATTCTCCAATTTTTAATGCATCTTTGCGGACAAGTGTTGTTTGTAACATATTTAGTTGCAATTGGATATTACAGCCGCCACATGTAGTGGCAAGGCGTGTATTGCTACTACATTAAATATTTGGGATTTTCAATATTTCTAGACCTAAAACAAGCGTGATTTAACAATCTACACACAATGGGATAATATTTTGGACTATTATGCGTCTCTAAATGTATTTTTTGTTTGTTTCGTCGCGAAAAAACCTTACTAAAAAGAAAAATATTGTAACACTTTAGTTCTTTGAAAAATTAACAAGCGATATTATAAGTTAAGCCGGAAGTGGTTTTTGTTAAAAGAGCTTTTTTGGCGTATGCCAGAAGGTTTTCCACGGGGTTGTCTCCTTGCAATTCTGCAGAGCGAAGCAACGTCATAAGGATAGCCTGGGTATTGGCGCCCTGAACAGAACGATTCTGTTGTGATACCTTTCGGGTCAATACTGGCTTTCGCATCTGTTGCTCGGCATGATTATTATAGGGACTCACACCTTCATGTTCCAGGAACGTAAAGAGTTCCTGTTTATGGCGCTTCAGGCGTTTGGTCAATCTTTGTACGTCTTTATCCTGACAAGGCGTTGCCAAAAACTGTTCAAGCCTGCGATACAATCTTTTTTTTAGCCGAAGAAAGCATACCAGGCTTATCTGGTTCTTTTTCTCTGATAACCGGATGGCATCCTTGAGCAACCGGGAGAGTTTTTTCCGGAAAGCTTTCCATGCGGCAGAATGGTTGTGGGCATCTACTTTCACGAGTTCCGTGAACAGATGATAGAAACACCGCTGCTTTGCCAGTGCGCTTATCTTGTTGTAAGCGCCCAGAAAGTCACAGATCAGGATACCACCAAATAGAATGCCCAAGAGTTTTTTTATGACAGGAGACCCCCGACTTGGTGTTATGAGATAGTAGCAGAGTTTTTGTGTTGTAAAACACCATAGCCAATGGGTTTTTCCATTCAACCTCCATCCGGTTTCATCTGCATGTAAGACAGCGCTTGCGGAGACTTTTTGGCCAATCTCGTTATACTGTGGCTCCAGGAGTGTTGCAAGGGATTTCCATGCCTGGGTTAGACCGCCGGCGCTTATTTGAAGGTTGAAAAATACGGAAAGCATCTTTACGATGTTGTTTACACTGATACCGATTAAGTAGTGAAGCCATGCGGTAAAGACAACAAGGCGCAATCCTAGTCGGGCGCCATGCAACGCATCTGTGACCTTGGGTTGAACTATCTTTTTGCAACAAGCACACCAGTAACCATGAACTGTATGTTCCGTCACAACAGGGTCAAGGCGTGGAATATCTTCGATGTATCGCTTATAAGTTCTTACCGGTTTTTGTAATGGCTGGTGGCAATCAGGGCAACTCTCCATGGAATGCGTTTGATAGGCAGTTACTGTTTCAGGTCGTTTCCGGCAAACTCCCTTATGTCCCTTTTTCCTGCCACAAGGCCGTTTTCTCTTTTTCTTTGTGGGCTTTAGATAGGGCGGTATCGAACCGGAAGGGGTAGTCGGACCCGGTTTATCGCAAAGCCGGTCATATTTTTCTGCTTTCTCCGCCAGTATCAGGATGGCTTGAATCGCATCCTCTCTGTCCATCTCCAAAATAGCTATGGCTTCATCCCTGGTCACAGTCAAGAAACCTCCGAAAGTTTTTTTGAAGAGGGTAGAGGTAGAGATCCTTAGGTTGGCCATGATACAGATAGCGATTGCCCCGTTTTGCGCTCCCTTTGGTTTTGCCAGCACGAATCCAATTGGCCGCCTGATAGCAGGTACCCTTAAACCGCGCGGTATCAACAAAGGTTTCGGCTAAATAAACGGGATGGCCGTAAACGGTATTCCAGTCATCTGACAGACGTCTGAGGGCAAGTGACAATACCTTGGATGCAAGGTGTTTGATCTTAACCCATGGTAGAATGAGAAATCGTACGTTATTTGCAATCAAATGTAAGTGTGTACGTTTAGTCGTCTCATCCCATTCAATGAAACGATCACGGTCTTTGACTTTCCATGCGGCGCTTGCCCACCCCAGGCAGGCAACAACCTGATTGCCTATACGTACGATGTGTCTGAGGTGTTCGCCAACAAGCCGGGGATTGCCGAGGTAGTGATAGTGTTGGAAGAGATACTCCCAGAGATATCTTTCCTGAGGGTCTTTTACCACATGGATTGTCAGGTTTTCATACTCTGTGATTTTACCTTCTAGTGGTCTCCTGACGAAAAGGGGTGTCTGGACAAAGACCTTGGGTTTCAGATTGTTTTTGGCCCGTATACGTGGAGGAAGCGTTATCAATCCCTGTTCTTCTAATCTCAAAAGGAGGTCTCGTGCTGCGTATTCTTTATGTTTGCCATTGGGCTGCACCCAGTTCCAATGCTTGCATAGTTCGCAGGAAATATAAGTCCGACCTCTGAGAAAATGCTGCTCGATGAGCGCCTTTATAAAGGCGATATCGTCCGCATGCAGTTTTCGTGAACGGTATTGGAATATGATAGGCTTCATAAACTGTTTCCCTTTATTGAAGCCTTTTATACCACAAAGGAAAAACAGACGCCAGCTTTTTTTACCTTTTTTCGCTATTAATTTTTCAAAGAACTAAAGTGTTACAAAATATTACTATTGATCGAGAAAACTACCATACTTTTGCAAGGTGATTACGTACCGCGCCCGCTCTTCTTCTGTTTTCTATTTCTTTTTTACTGTTAAACTACTATTCCATGCACAGTTTTAATCTTAGGATTCGTTCCTACGTTGCAAAAAAATCCTTTAACCAGTCATTATATCCGAGTATTCGATATACAATCTTACGCTCTGTCTTCACTATTTGGCAGGGAATCATTATCAGGGTATTGAGAAACCGCCGAAATTCCATCTTTAACACCTGCCATCCCCTTTCTAAATTTGGCATCAATAATCCAAACCATGCCTTGAAATTCCAGGCCTCGGTACGTTTCCCGGACGATTCTCAATATACAACACTTCCTTCGTGTTTGCCAATGACACAATAAATGGCGTATATCCCCATATCCCCTTGTGCGATATATTCATCCCCTCTTTACATTCTCCGTATGTCCCCACTATCGTTCCATCCACATCTATCAACGCTTCTTCCAATGCCTCTTTCCACCCTTCCTACCACACACGCTCTCATACCCTGTTGATAATCTCCATCAGCTCTCAATATCATTACGGTCAAACCGCCTTGTAAAATCTCTCGCCGTTGTAGGATCAGGTAGCTGGTAGGCTGGAGGCCATTAGCCTCCAACCCCCACTCGTCGCCAGATACTTTGGACAACGTGACAAAGCATCCTTTTTAAACCATACGTCTTTCTCGTAGTCAGCGACCCCGACGTGTTGCTCTATAACAGAGAAAAGTCAAACATCATGCTTTAGCACACGCCTTAAGAAATTCTCTTTCGAATGAGAGTAACCCCATTTTAAAGAATCGGTGAACAGGGAAACGCTTGTTGTCTGTTCTCCATTTTCTTGAGAACTTGAAACATCTCAGTCTCATGCGTACCCAACAGTCTAATGAGCGATATACCTTTTGTACATTGCCCAGCCGAAAATAGTTGACATGCCCACGAATTACAGGGTTTAATGTATCAACAATGGCTTGCAGATTGACGCCCTGTGTACGTCTGGTTGCTAAGCCCCACAATAAATGAACCTGGAATTCTCAGATTAAGTGGAATTAATATATTGAGGTAAAACGGATTTTAGCAGATAGACAGCATCTGGGAAAGAGGAGTTGGAATCTACCATGACGATGTCGATGGTATTAAAGTTTTTTTTACAACGGAAACACCTGGCGAGGTTCGTATTTGGGTTGGTGGCGGAATTAAATTCAGAACAGAGAGGGCAGAGGAAGCGGAAATAGCCTTCGGAGTATTTATGAGGTATGGAGAGGACATCAGCGATGAGTCGATCGATGGGGATATCGTTTCGTAATGAGCGCAAGAGTTGAGGGGAAAAGAGACGGGCCATGGTAGACCTCCTTAAAAAGATTGAATTTCAGCAAGAGCCTGATGGAAGATATCCTGGGTAATTTTCTGTGATTGTCTGATGGAAGCGTTAATCAGGCAGGCGGTGGAAATGGCGTTGATTTGCCTTGGGATGCCGGCGGAGAACTCATGGATCAGGTCTTTGACGTCTGAGTCAAAGATTTTATCGGATGCGCCGGAAGATTTCAGATGGAAGTCTATGTATGCAGCGGTTTGAGTTTTAGTAAGGGGATGAATGTGGTAATGTACCGAGATGCGTTGTGCGAAGTCGGCATGGATGTCTCTTTTGAGGATATATTTGAGGTGTTCCTGTCCCGAGAGGATGATTTTGAGATGAGTGGAAGAATCAAGCGGAGAGCTGACAAGGAGTCTGAGGTCTGTGATGGCGTCGGTTTTCAGGAGATGAGCCTCGTCGATAACGATAATGGGAGTGAGATTTGAGCGCAAGGATTTATCCATAATTTGGAGGAAGAGCCGGTCTTTGGTGTGTTTTGGTATTTCACCGAGCTGGGAGACGATTAAGGAGAGAAGGCTGGATGATTTTAGGTGGGTAAAATGGAGGTAGATGGGGAGAAACAGGTTTTGGGGGATTTGTGAGAGGAAGAGTTTGAGGAGTGTGGATTTTCCGACTCCCGTCTGTCCGTAGAGGACGGCGATAGAGCCTGAGTGTAAGAGGTATTGGAGTCGTGCAAGCCCCTGGGTAAAGCGTTCGTCTTTCATGATAAGGCTGGTGTTGATTCTTTCAGAGAACGGCTGAGTAGTCATGGAAAAATGAGAAGTAAACATGGTTAAGAGACCTCCTTTTTCGAGTAAGCGATTTGTAATTCACGAATGATATAGGGTAAGGTTTTCACGGAGGCATTTTGGAATGCCTCCGTGAGCAATGATTCGTTGAGAGCGGGGATACGGTTGTAGCATTTTTTAAGCGATTCGAGTTCATGAGAGCTGAAGGCGGAGAGAGAGCCTTTGTGTCCCATGAGGAGTGCGAGTTTCTGGACGAATGCCATGAATGGCCAGGGTCGTTCGGAGATGATTTGGTGGTAATCAATGCCTTTGGCCTGAGCCTGGAGAATGGATTTGTGTTTCTGAGTGATAAGGTCGAGGTAATTATGTTTTGGTTTTGAAGGTGAGGCGGCTGGAGTTTCAGCGCCCTGGTCGCGCAGGTAGAGATTTCCCGAGCCGAGGTATTCACCGTTTGCGGAATAGATCAAGACCTTTTTGAGATCGCCGTATGGGTCGTAACGGACTTCTACTTTATCGCCTCTGAGTTTGGGGTCAACACGGTAAAAGCGGTTATCAATGCGGACATCGGCAAAGGTTCTGTCAACGGTTCTGGGGATGCGTTTCATGAAGAAGGCAAGAGCGGCGTCCATATCGACGTGTCGGATGACGGTAAGCCCCTCGTCGTAGCGTTGTTTTGGAGATTGATTGGTTTCGGAGTGGATTCTTGCGTGATAGACAACGGCAAGGTAAGCGGAGAAGGCCTGGTTAATGGCATCAAGGGTGATAATGTCGCCGGAGCGGACTTCCGACTCGAACTATGTCTGGCTGGTGCCGAAGAAACGTTCGACCAGTCCGCCGGGAGCAGGGTCGCGTGGTGGTCTGTGGATGAGTTTAATGCCGAGGTTGTAACAGGCAGAGCGCAGGGCGTCAGAGTGGTAGACCTTGGCATTGTCGAGGTAGAGTTCTTTGGGCGAGCCGTGGATAGTCCAGGCCCTGATGAGAGAATCGATAAGGATATCGAGGGTTTGTTTGAGATAATACCGTCCTTCGACCACATAACGGCTGTAGCAGTCGATAAAGAGACAGAGGTTTGTGGGAAGCGCCTCGCCGTCAACGAGCACGAAAGGGCCTTCCTGGAAGTCGCCAATCCAGAGGTCGTGGGTATGCTCACGGCTAAGAGCGTATACGCACCTTTTGCTGTGAGACGCCGAGTTTGAGCCGGGTCGCCCCTGCGAGTCTGAGATGGCGGTAGAGGGTGGATTTGGGGATCGTTTTCCCATAGTATTTCTCAAGAAAGCGGTTGAGGCAATCGTCGCTGCGGCGTGGTTGTTCTTTTTTGAGTTCAACGGCTTTGTCGATAATTTCAGGAGAAAACCTTCTGGATGCGCCACGGTCGCTCCTCGCCTTTCTTGCAAGAGATTGAAATCCATCTTTGCGGTAGCGGTTGAGTTTTCTCCTGAGGGTAGAGATAGTGGGTCTTTTCCGCTTTCCGTTGGGGAATACGACCTCCTGAAGGCAGAGTTTTTTCAGAAAAAGGTTGGTCTGCTCCTTCTCAATCTCACCGAAGATGACAGGATGCAGAAGATTGCACCAGAATAAAGCCCATTTTTCGTCTTTCGATTTCATAATTCACCTCCTTTTTTAAGTGTGGAGGTGATTGTAACTCAAGACCAGCCGCTTTTTGTTGCCAGTTCGGGGAAAAATGAATGCCCAAAAATTCGGTGATATTCCGGCTCGGCGCTGAACAATTGAATCGATTGATCGAGGGAGGTTTTTCGTTGTTTGCTTTTATACTTTCCGTGGTAAATGGGAAACATTTGGCGAAAAACCGGAGAGTTGGGGTCGGCCTGCCTGATGAGGTCAAAGGCGTTGCGGAGTGTGTATTTCAGTGAGCCAAAGAAACGCAGCCACCTCCAAACGGTTGACCAGGCAAGCATGCGGTTGTCTATTTCCTGTGTTCGGGTAGTATATCCGATGGCAGAGGAGACACTCCGGTAGGTTTCTGTATCATCTTTGACATAAGCCTGACTGAAGGAGAGACAGTGATCCTTTACGTACCGCTTGTAAGGGAGCGCATACTCAGGATAGGAAGTAAACGTCTTCTTGCACAAGGAACATTTCCAACGTCCCAGGAAAGATTCTATCGTATGAACAAGGGAGTCGATAATAACGTGAAACAACCGATATCTGCATTCATGAAGGGTGAAATTGACATGGGTACTCTTGCACTTTGGACAAAAGCATGGCTTCTGTTTTGTCGCAATAAGCTTTTCATGCTTGTGGATTTTTTCTATAATATTCACGCACTGCCTCCTTTGTATAGGGGGGAAATGGGCAGGAGGATGAAGTTTCCCAACGTTCGGTCCTCCTGCCCTGAGTTTTTTATGTTCCGGAAAAATCTTACAAAACTTGTCCTCGTGAAAACGGGGAACTGGGAAGTAAACCGCCGTTAGGAAGTTTGGAAGTGGTTTTAACCCCTTCCAAACTATTTAATGAGGCTTTACTCCGCCTTACGGACGTAACTTCTTTCTAACGGGGTAAACGATGTATTTTTCTTAACGTGAACAAAAAATCAAGTGAAATACTTACGCAGGATAAAAAAAATGCGGGGTAGCTGGGTAAGATTTTTCAAATCATTTGCTGGGTATTAGACTCAAATATTCTGAGACTAATTGGGCATTTTTGGAGCATTTATTCTAAGACGTAGCAACTGGTATGGAACCGATGGTTTTCTGGGACAGAAGATAAGTCAGGGGCGGTGAGAAAGTCTTTCACAAAGCCTTGATCCCGATGGGTGAATGGTGCGGATGAGAACGATACCAAAACAATTGCGAAATACCACGGGCGTAGATAAACGTGAACGGTATAGTCATTTTCGTAAACAGCAGTAAGAGCGATTCCGTACTTGGAGGGGTATTCAAAACGTGAAAATGTAGATATTTTTGCGACCGGAGATATTTTGTCCTTGACAAAAGCCTTCTAATGAGTGAACCCACGAATGTAGTTTCCATCGCTATTACGTTCCCAAACAGATACTTCACTATGTTCAGTACAAGGTTTGAGAACGAGTTGTGCTTCGGTAGTTTAATAGATTACGCTGAATAGTTACGGAAATTGTGGGGTGGGTAAAAATTAATGCTGTTGCGTTTCTGTCTTTTAAAACGCAACCCAATTTAAATATGTTTCAAAAAACTAAATTGCTACAAAAATAATTATTTCTTTACTTTTTTATAAAGCGCAGATATAAGCAATTTATAATAAATCATACAAATAGTACTTTTTCGCTTCAATTTAGTCCGAAAATAGGTTTTTACCCTCCCTTGTGAGACTGTTTTAGGCTATGAAGGTTTCACCTGTAGTTTTCATTTCGACCAAAGGATAAATCCTGAAGAGTCCTCGCTCGTTCGGAGTTCCGAATGGCAGATTAAAGGGATGTTTCTTTCTCCTTTGTGACCGAAAGTAATGGATTTTTAGTAGAGAGAGAACTATTAATAGAACATTTCTGACATACCCATTATATAAACTGTCTGTACCTTTTATCATTTCTTTTACATATTTCACAGGGATAAACTGTTTTTACATGATTCAAGAGATTACATTAGAACATCTGGACGAGTTGGAAGAACTTGAAAATAAGAGTTTTGCCACAGATAGACTGTCGCGCAGGAATTTCCGGTATCTTCTGACAAAAGCAAATGCAATAACCCTTGCGGAGATAGTCGATAATGCCATTCGGGGCTACTCTA from Candidatus Kuenenia stuttgartiensis carries:
- a CDS encoding CHC2 zinc finger domain-containing protein, which translates into the protein MARLFSPQLLRSLRNDIPIDRLIADVLSIPHKYSEGYFRFLCPLCSEFNSATNPNTNLARCFRCKKNFNTIDIVMVDSNSSFPDAVYLLKSVLPQYINST
- a CDS encoding group II intron maturase-specific domain-containing protein, with product MWGLATRRTQGVNLQAIVDTLNPVIRGHVNYFRLGNVQKVYRSLDCWVRMRLRCFKFSRKWRTDNKRFPVHRFFKMGLLSFEREFLKACAKA
- a CDS encoding ExeA family protein codes for the protein MFTSHFSMTTQPFSERINTSLIMKDERFTQGLARLQYLLHSGSIAVLYGQTGVGKSTLLKLFLSQIPQNLFLPIYLHFTHLKSSSLLSLIVSQLGEIPKHTKDRLFLQIMDKSLRSNLTPIIVIDEAHLLKTDAITDLRLLVSSPLDSSTHLKIILSGQEHLKYILKRDIHADFAQRISVHYHIHPLTKTQTAAYIDFHLKSSGASDKIFDSDVKDLIHEFSAGIPRQINAISTACLINASIRQSQKITQDIFHQALAEIQSF
- a CDS encoding hydrazine synthase subunit alpha; the encoded protein is MGKRKLGVIASAFVAGALVCGSTLVNAEPVMTGGPVQGKALWTDYSGMSKEVQGPVSQILFTQSPRTAKGDPYQNYPHYIPEGSRIVLFDLNTKELKVLTNDFATAFDPCTYWDGKKFAFAGVHKKGGGCQIWEMNIDGSGLRQMTDLKGTCRSPIYYAAGSIEEGEGRIIWRDRYFEGDWKEHGMVEKTGMIIFSGSPEGVMDEFHNPYAYNLYRLDTQGGKIIQRITGHVLSGIEFPHLNTTIDQITYNLSSNFDPWLTPDGNILFSSVQANGSRAGGEGRVMICVDNWDGAYPRPIYGNCDGEIGGTSGRSQAKITFGDRKIVYVESPYMNWGVGQLAAVSWDAPFNKTYEKLTGKDGGLYRSPYPLPDDRMLVSYAERGDFGIYWFNFSKCAAGDKVYDDPNWNDHQPAPVYVKYKPRWINTFTAGKNFGVTVVTYQPFDQVKVEGYPHSWGTWICFDTTLSDQPVGPYPHQKAKNVSHGDIKAVRIIQGYQCVEPDSTRFRVGAGAHLLGGERSSSNSGTAFQQRGIIGYQYVESDGSTVTSQLSDVPYYMQILDDKGMSVQTALTWAYLRPYHGRICSGCHYGSYRGRAFKNIHAKALYNWWYDDRSHYDSPFAFRYLKFDNDGNYKGVKHGEDVVVPSDIYYGGPSGTTSQPVEGLTLDKQRTVDFRRDIQPILDAKCAMCHDSNNPPNLGGGLELVSVDGIAAYSRAYNSLLEPQRGKDPNIGGKYVNPSAAINSLLVWRLYEAELSANAPREKIFPIEGRLLHNKFLTQDERYAIVEWIDLGAQWDNIPGPDFYPGYLVK
- a CDS encoding Druantia anti-phage system protein DruA; protein product: MKPIIFQYRSRKLHADDIAFIKALIEQHFLRGRTYISCELCKHWNWVQPNGKHKEYAARDLLLRLEEQGLITLPPRIRAKNNLKPKVFVQTPLFVRRPLEGKITEYENLTIHVVKDPQERYLWEYLFQHYHYLGNPRLVGEHLRHIVRIGNQVVACLGWASAAWKVKDRDRFIEWDETTKRTHLHLIANNVRFLILPWVKIKHLASKVLSLALRRLSDDWNTVYGHPVYLAETFVDTARFKGTCYQAANWIRAGKTKGSAKRGNRYLYHGQPKDLYLYPLQKNFRRFLDCDQG
- a CDS encoding helix-turn-helix domain-containing protein, coding for MKSKDEKWALFWCNLLHPVIFGEIEKEQTNLFLKKLCLQEVVFPNGKRKRPTISTLRRKLNRYRKDGFQSLARKARSDRGASRRFSPEIIDKAVELKKEQPRRSDDCLNRFLEKYYGKTIPKSTLYRHLRLAGATRLKLGVSQQKVRIRS
- a CDS encoding IS66-like element ISCku7 family transposase, with the protein product MTRDEAIAILEMDREDAIQAILILAEKAEKYDRLCDKPGPTTPSGSIPPYLKPTKKKRKRPCGRKKGHKGVCRKRPETVTAYQTHSMESCPDCHQPLQKPVRTYKRYIEDIPRLDPVVTEHTVHGYWCACCKKIVQPKVTDALHGARLGLRLVVFTAWLHYLIGISVNNIVKMLSVFFNLQISAGGLTQAWKSLATLLEPQYNEIGQKVSASAVLHADETGWRLNGKTHWLWCFTTQKLCYYLITPSRGSPVIKKLLGILFGGILICDFLGAYNKISALAKQRCFYHLFTELVKVDAHNHSAAWKAFRKKLSRLLKDAIRLSEKKNQISLVCFLRLKKRLYRRLEQFLATPCQDKDVQRLTKRLKRHKQELFTFLEHEGVSPYNNHAEQQMRKPVLTRKVSQQNRSVQGANTQAILMTLLRSAELQGDNPVENLLAYAKKALLTKTTSGLTYNIAC
- a CDS encoding Mu transposase C-terminal domain-containing protein, which produces MDAALAFFMKRIPRTVDRTFADVRIDNRFYRVDPKLRGDKVEVRYDPYGDLKKVLIYSANGEYLGSGNLYLRDQGAETPAASPSKPKHNYLDLITQKHKSILQAQAKGIDYHQIISERPWPFMAFVQKLALLMGHKGSLSAFSSHELESLKKCYNRIPALNESLLTEAFQNASVKTLPYIIRELQIAYSKKEVS
- a CDS encoding DDE-type integrase/transposase/recombinase, coding for MLVDGEALPTNLCLFIDCYSRYVVEGRYYLKQTLDILIDSLIRAWTIHGSPKELYLDNAKVYHSDALRSACYNLGIKLIHRPPRDPAPGGLVERFFGTSQT
- a CDS encoding hydrazine synthase subunit gamma produces the protein MKTGVVKIGLVAALGVVGLISAGGVYAGQPRVISTIQTGATWEPLGREEPLTVPEVHFRVKHSPFKSELVRYGQFQFNDAAWSLQGSYSCASCHYERGQTTGLIWDLGDEGWGSWKNTKYIRGGRYLPPFRHEGFTGHPDEIVGATSSLDRVCGRDPGFVFRSENFSPMRLEALICYIRALEFTGSPFRNADGSLTEAQKRGQKIFEDPKVGCLECHPGDPMDPRALFSDAQTHDVGTGRVGVNGFRSTPGKVFNISALEAGEDPYGVESNTPIIGLDLVKEFDTPTLRDIYASGTYFHDGGARTLMDTINNTVNDKDMHGRTSHLKQQELQDLVEYLKAL